A genomic segment from Paraburkholderia hayleyella encodes:
- a CDS encoding MFS transporter, with the protein MDVLRRADALSASARFFSVAFRYFGISSVLVRLHLFLIAPYPGISVSDQPSSFTASPANDCKVPGAVRQRARFATMALFFTAGMMYASWGVHVPTVRDRFQLNPAMLSVALLAVAVGSIVAMLTSGTWIARVGTRRACLGGGLTMSVCAALILVVPMYWMLLVVLAVFGMGMATLDVAMNAEASAVESALGRPIMSALHGMFSVGGMAGAAVGGVLLSHGMTPAVHLVLAAVLSALVLLLACQAVLPHVAPAAPTDASALRPDRWRSFALWALGGIALVALIAEGAMYDWATVYMRDIVGTSAATASVAYAAFSGGMAAARFAGDAVRAHFGAPQLVLASGLLACAGMIGALLLPYPVTAMAGFTLMGVGLANMMPVLFAAAARVEGIHAAEGLAHVAGLAYFGLLLGPVVIGGVTQMTNLPVGLSVVALCAALVAFAGPKVMRRLRI; encoded by the coding sequence ATCGACGTTTTACGCCGTGCGGACGCCCTATCCGCATCTGCCCGGTTCTTTTCTGTTGCATTTCGGTATTTCGGTATTTCGTCTGTCTTGGTTCGTCTTCATTTGTTTCTCATTGCGCCTTATCCTGGGATTTCCGTGTCCGATCAGCCATCCAGTTTCACCGCATCCCCCGCCAATGATTGCAAGGTGCCGGGGGCGGTTCGTCAGCGCGCCCGTTTTGCCACGATGGCCCTGTTTTTCACCGCTGGGATGATGTATGCATCCTGGGGCGTGCATGTGCCAACAGTGCGCGACCGTTTTCAGTTAAATCCGGCCATGCTTTCGGTCGCGTTGCTCGCGGTTGCCGTGGGTTCGATCGTCGCCATGCTGACAAGCGGCACCTGGATTGCGCGGGTTGGCACGCGCCGCGCCTGCCTGGGAGGTGGGCTCACGATGTCGGTGTGCGCGGCGCTGATCCTCGTCGTGCCGATGTACTGGATGCTGCTTGTCGTGCTGGCGGTGTTCGGCATGGGCATGGCGACGCTCGATGTAGCGATGAATGCAGAAGCGAGCGCTGTCGAAAGCGCATTGGGGCGGCCCATCATGTCCGCGTTGCACGGCATGTTCAGCGTGGGCGGAATGGCCGGTGCGGCGGTGGGTGGCGTGTTGCTGTCGCACGGCATGACGCCTGCTGTGCATCTTGTGCTGGCGGCGGTGTTGAGTGCGCTGGTGCTATTGCTGGCCTGTCAGGCTGTTTTGCCTCATGTGGCCCCGGCGGCGCCGACGGATGCCAGTGCGCTTCGGCCGGACCGCTGGCGCTCTTTCGCGCTGTGGGCGCTAGGAGGCATTGCACTGGTTGCACTGATTGCCGAAGGTGCGATGTACGACTGGGCGACCGTGTATATGCGCGACATCGTCGGCACGAGTGCGGCGACGGCGAGCGTCGCGTATGCCGCATTTTCTGGTGGAATGGCGGCCGCGCGTTTTGCGGGCGATGCGGTACGGGCGCATTTTGGTGCGCCGCAACTGGTGCTGGCGAGCGGGTTGCTCGCCTGCGCCGGAATGATCGGAGCGCTGCTGCTGCCGTATCCCGTGACGGCGATGGCGGGTTTCACGCTCATGGGCGTCGGGTTGGCGAACATGATGCCGGTATTGTTTGCGGCGGCGGCACGTGTCGAAGGCATTCACGCGGCGGAGGGGCTGGCTCATGTTGCCGGGCTGGCTTATTTCGGCTTGCTGCTGGGGCCTGTTGTGATCGGTGGCGTGACGCAGATGACGAATTTGCCCGTGGGGCTTTCTGTTGTGGCGCTATGCGCCGCGCTGGTGGCCTTTGCTGGGCCGAAGGTCATGCGGCGCTTGCGGATATAA